The Pyrus communis chromosome 2, drPyrComm1.1, whole genome shotgun sequence genome includes a window with the following:
- the LOC137724506 gene encoding coatomer subunit alpha-1-like, producing MLTKFETKSNRVKGLSFHPKRPWILASLHSGVIQLWDYRMGTLIDRFDEHDGPVRGVHFHSSQPLFVSGGDDYKIKVWNYKLHRCLFTLLGHLDYIRTVQFHHEYPWIVSASDDQTIRIWNWQSRTCISVLTGHNHYVMCALFHPKEDLVVSASLDQTVRVWDIGALRKKTVAPADDIMRLSQMNADFFGGVDAVVKYVLEGHDRGVNWASFHPTLPLIVSGADDRQLKLWRMNDTKAWEVDTLRGHMNNVSCVLFHSRQDIIVSNSEDRSIRVWDATKRTGLQTFRREHDRFWILSAHPEMNLLAAGHDSGMIVFKLERERPAFSVSGDSMYYVKDRFLRFYEFSTQRDSQVIPIRRPGSSNLNQGAKTLSYSPTENAVLIGSDTEGGSYELYIIPKDSFGRGDTVQEAKRGIGGPAVFVARNRFAVLEKSTNQVIVKNLKNEIVKKSALPIVADAIFYAGTGNLLCRAEDRVIIFDLQQRIIVGELQTPFVRYIVWSNDMESIALLSKHSIVIANKKLVHQCTLHETIRVKSGAWDDNGVFIYTTLNHIKYCLPNGDSGIIRTLDIPVYITKVYGNTIHCLDRDGKNRAIVVDATEYVFKLSLLKKRYDQVMSMIRSSELCGQAMIAYLQQKGFPEVALHFVKDERTRFNLALGSGNIQIAVASAKEIDEKDHWYRLGVEALRQGNAGIVEYAYQRTKNFERLSFLYLVTGNLDKLFKMLKIAEVKNDVMGQFHNALYLGDIRERVKILENAGHLPLAYSTAVIHGLHDIAEHLAAELGDNVPVLPKGKSPSLLIPPTPIICGGDWPLLRVMRGIFEGGLDNVGKNVEEEYEEATDADWGEDLDIVDVDKIPNGDISAVLDDEEAHEENEEEGWDLEDLELPPEIDTPKTASNARSSVFVAPTPGMPVSQIWSQKSSLAAEHAAAGNFDIAMRLLSRQLGIKNFDPLRQLFLDLHMGSHTYLRAFSTAPVLTVAIERGWSESATPNVRGPPALVFKFSELEEKLKVGYKATTQGKFADALRLFLGILHTIPLIVVDSRREVDEVKELIIIVKEYVLGLKMEIKRKELKGDPVRQQELAAYFTHCNLQIPHLRLALLNAMSVCYKAGNLNTAANFARRLLETNPSVENHAKTARQILQAAEKNMTDATQLNYDFRNPFVVCGGTYVPIYRGQKDVSCPYCSSRFVPDHEGKICTVCDLAVVGSDASGLLCSPTQIR from the exons ATGCTGACGAAATTCGAGACCAAGAGTAATCGGGTGAAAGGGCTGAGCTTTCACCCCAAGCGGCCATGGATCTTGGCCAGTCTCCACAGCGGTGTGATCCAGCTCTGGGATTACCGAATGGGCACTCTCATCGACCGTTTTGACGAGCACGATGGCCCTGTACGTGGCGTCCATTTCCACTCCTCTCAGCCGCTTTTCGTCTCCGGAG GGGATGATTACAAGATCAAGGTATGGAATTACAAGTTGCATAGGTGTTTGTTTACACTTCTTGGACACCTTGATTACATCCGAACCGTTCAATTCCATCATGAGTACCCGTGGATTGTTAGTGCGAGTGATGACCAGACAATTAGAATATGGAATTGGCAGTCCCGAACTTGTATTTCTGTGCTCACTGGACACAACCATTACGTCATGTGTGCCTTATTCCATCCAAAGGAGGATCTTGTTGTCTCAGCATCATTGGATCAAACTGTTCGTGTTTGGGATATTGGTGCCCTAAGGAAAAAGACGGTTGCCCCAGCAGATGATATCATGCGCTTGAGTCAGATGAATGCAGATTTCTTTGGTGGAGTTGATGCTGTTGTGAAGTATGTTTTGGAAGGTCATGATCGGGGTGTGAATTGGGCATCATTTCATCCTACACTCCCTCTGATCGTCTCTGGAGCAGACGATCGACAATTGAAACTTTGGCGGATGAATG ATACAAAGGCTTGGGAAGTGGACACTCTAAGGGGGCACATGAACAATGTATCCTGTGTTCTATTCCATTCAAGGCAGGATATTATTGTGTCCAATTCCGAGGATAGGAGTATCCGAGTCTGGGATGCAACAAAACGGACTGGTCTTCAGACATTTCGTAGGGAGCATGATAGGTTCTGGATTCTTTCAGCACATCCTGAAATGAACCTCTTGGCTGCTGGGCATGATAGTGGCATGATCGTCTTTAAATTGGAGAGGGAGCGTCCTGCTTTTTCTGTTAGCGGTGATTCCATGTACTATGTTAAAGATCGTTTTCTCCGCTTCTATGAGTTCTCCACCCAGAGAGACAGTCAAGTTATCCCAATTCGAAGGCCTGGTTCTTCCAACTTGAATCAAGGGGCAAAAACACTATCTTACAGCCCTACTGAAAATGCTGTTTTGATAGGTTCAGATACGGAAGGGGGTTCTTATGAACTATACATTATACCCAAAGATAGCTTTGGTCGGGGTGATACTGTGCAGGAGGCAAAAAGAGGAATCGGAGGCCCAGCTGTGTTCGTGGCTCGCAATAGGTTTGCAGTGCTTGAAAAGAGCACCAACCAAGTTATagttaaaaatctgaaaaatgagATTGTCAAGAAGAGTGCCCTACCTATTGTTGCTGATGCAATATTTTATGCTGGAACTGGAAACTTGCTCTGCAGGGCAGAGGACAGAGTCATTATTTTTGACCTGCAGCAGAGAATTATTGTTGGAGAGCTTCAAACTCCTTTTGTAAGGTATATTGTTTGGTCAAATGACATGGAGAGCATTGCTTTACTTAGCAAACATTCAATTGTGATAGCCAATAAGAAGCTTGTGCATCAGTGCACTCTCCATGAGACAATTCGTGTAAAGAGTGGAGCTTGGGATGACAATGGTGTCTTCATATATACAACCTTGAATCACATCAAATACTGCCTTCCTAATGGGGATAGTGGAATCATCAGGACCCTTGACATTCCTGTGTATATAACAAAAGTGTATGGAAACACCATACATTGCTTGGATCGAGATGGGAAGAACCGTGCCATTGTTGTTGATGCAACAGAATATGTTTTCAAGTTATCCTTACTGAAGAAAAGGTATGACCAGGTTATGAGCATGATTAGGAGTTCTGAGCTCTGTGGCCAGGCCATGATTGCATATCTACAGCAGAAAGGTTTCCCTGAAGTTGCTCTTCATTTTGTGAAGGATGAGAGGACTCGCTTCAACTTGGCACTAGGGAGTGGGAACATCCAGATTGCTGTTGCTTCTGCCAAGGAAATTGATGAGAAAGATCACTGGTATCGATTGGGAGTGGAGGCCCTACGTCAGGGTAATGCAGGCATTGTAGAATATGCGTATCAGAGGACAAAGAATTTTGAGAGGCTATCATTCCTATATCTTGTGACTGGAAACTTGGATAAATTGTTCAAAATGCTGAAAATTGCTGAAGTGAAGAATGATGTGATGGGTCAGTTCCACAATGCTTTGTATTTGGGTGATATCAGAGAACGTGTTAAGATCTTGGAGAATGCGGGTCATTTACCTCTTGCTTATAGCACAGCTGTAATCCATGGGCTCCATGATATTGCTGAACATTTGGCAGCTGAACTGGGAGATAATGTTCCTGTTTTACCCAAGGGGAAATCTCCCTCTCTTTTGATACCTCCAACGCCAATCATCTGTGGTGGAGATTGGCCCTTGTTGAGGGTCATGAGAGGAATATTTGAGGGTGGTCTTGATAATGTGGGGAAGAATGTTGAGGAAGAGTATGAAGAGGCTACAGATGCTGATTGGGGAGAGGATTTGGATATTGTTGACGTGGACAAGATTCCAAATGGAGACATCAGTGCAGTGCTGGATGATGAGGAAGCACACGAGGAAAATGAGGAGGAAGGATGGGATCTTGAAGATCTTGAACTTCCACCTGAGATTGATACTCCAAAAACTGCCAGCAACGCCCGTTCTTCTGTGTTTGTTGCGCCAACTCCTGGTATGCCTGTAAGTCAAATCTGGTCCCAGAAATCATCTCTGGCTGCGGAACATGCTGCAGCCGGGAATTTCGATATTGCAATGCGTTTGTTGAGCAGGCAGCTGGGTATAAAAAACTTTGATCCCTTAAGACAATTATTTCTCGATTTACACATGGGCAGTCATACGTATCTACGTGCCTTCTCGACAGCTCCTGTGCTTACCGTGGCCATTGAGAGGGGATGGAGTGAATCAGCTACTCCTAATGTTAGGGGTCCTCCTGCTCTTGTATTTAAATTCTCTGAGCTAGAAGAGAAGCTTAAGGTGGGTTACAAGGCCACAACCCAAGGGAAATTTGCTGATGCTTTACGTCTTTTCCTTGGTATTCTGCATACTATTCCTCTGATTGTAGTTGATTCAAGGAGAGAGGTTGATGAAGTAAAAGAATTGATAATCATTGTAAAGGAGTATGTTCTGGGTTTGAAGATGGAGATTAAGAGGAAGGAACTTAAAGGCGATCCGGTTCGCCAACAGGAGCTGGCAGCTTACTTCACCCACTGCAACCTTCAGATCCCTCACTTGAGGCTAGCATTACTAAATGCCATGAGTGTTTGCTATAAGGCTGGTAATCTCAACACGGCAGCTAACTTTGCCAGGCGACTTTTGGAGACCAACCCCAGCGTTGAAAACCATGCAAAGACCGCAAGACAAATCCTGCAAGCTGCCGAAAAGAACATGACTGATGCAACCCAGCTAAACTATGACTTCAGAAACCCATTTGTGGTTTGTGGGGGAACATACGTGCCTATTTACCGTGGACAGAAGGATGTGTCATGCCCGTACTGCAGCTCTCGGTTTGTTCCTGACCATGAAGGAAAGATCTGTACTGTTTGTGACCTTGCAGTGGTTGGATCAGATGCATCTGGTTTGCTCTGTTCTCCTACCCAGATAAGATGA
- the LOC137724608 gene encoding uncharacterized protein: protein MWTRDKNFGTRGFSTPPATWKTAPPTPPVVPMSERKRVSPSDREDHFHVVHKVPAGDSPYVRAKQVQLIEKDPGKAISLFWAAINAGDRVDSALKDMAIVMKQLDRAEEAIEAIKSFRHLCPYDSQESLNNVLVELYKRSGRIEEEIEMLQSKLKHIDEGVAFCGRRTKTARSQGRKVQITVEQERARILGNLAWAYLLKGDYKTAEEYYLKALSLEPDKNKQCNLAICLMHMNRFTEAKSLLQVVRDSSGDKPMDESYAKSFERACQMLTELKAQSVLKPVEQDGRSHMLSRRRADGREEETVSVDQWKQDHYFVNPCESRSSFSSRIKENQGGILGAETTLNVKTFFSPAPAIWDPEVQFSQPKRSPWGFNGGHPRREIWGRKVGSSNEKLSFHQCPRTENVRANAVRSLNEDFLASTVGKSEVAFHNSVSSLSSPISRDSRRPQGDAAVRSVLQPISRGNWKHTSRVNDDCFQLKDKATVVSSSMYSCGKKSWADMVEEEEQQLLSSEYFENNENLNSNIPPESPCLQTQVKSLGPKLESVDLKDKNVTSGNAGSPRNSAVRRSLRFDQQQERESVDYISSSSPVPKAGRRKRLQSFQDITEFQDSP, encoded by the exons ATGTGGACCCGAGACAAGAACTTTGGCACAAGAGGCTTCTCGACGCCGCCTGCGACATGGAAGACGGCGCCGCCAACTCCTCCGGTGGTGCCGATgtcagagaggaagagagtgtcGCCTTCTGATAGAGAGGATCATTTTCACGTTGTGCATAAAGTGCCTGCTGGCGATTCTCCCTACGTCAGAGCCAAACAGGTGCAG TTGATAGAAAAGGATCCAGGCAAAGCCATATCCCTCTTCTGGGCTGCTATAAATGCTGGGGATCGAGTTGATAGTGCCTTGAAAGACATGGCAATTGTGATGAAACAATTGGATCGAGCGGAGGAGGCTATTGAAGCTATCAAATCTTTTCGTCATCTCTGCCCGTATGATTCTCAGGAATCTCTTAACAATGTTTTAGTTGAACTGTACAAG CGGTCGGGGAGGATTGAAGAAGAGATTGAAATGCTTCAGTCCAAATTGAAACACATTGACGAAGGTGTAGCTTTTTGTGGAAGGAGGACAAAGACTGCAAGATCTCAGGGGAGGAAGGTTCAAATTACTGTTGAACAAGAGAGAGCAAG AATACTAGGAAACTTGGCCTGGGCTTACTTACTGAAAGGTGATTACAAAACTGCCGAAGAATACTACTT GAAAGCTCTGTCATTGGAGCCAGACAAGAACAAGCAATGCAATTTGGCAATCTGCTTGATGCATATGAACAGATTTACAGAAGCAAAATCTCTGCTGCAAGTTGTGAGAGATTCATCTGGAGATAAACCAATGGATGAATCTTACGCCAAGTCGTTTGAGCGTGCTTGTCAAATGCTGACCGAACTAAAGGCACAATCAGTTTTAAAACCAGTTGAACAGGATGGAAGATCTCACATGTTATCCAGAAGGCGGGCAGACGGTCGCGAAGAAGAGACTGTATCTGTTGATCAATGGAAGCAAGATCATTATTTTGTAAACCCTTGTGAAAGCAGGTCTAGTTTTTCCAGCAGAATCAAGGAAAATCAGGGTGGTATACTGGGAGCAGAAACAACTTTGAATGTGAAGACATTTTTTTCTCCAGCTCCTGCTATATGGGATCCAGAAGTTCAATTTTCTCAACCAAAAAGATCTCCGTGGGGATTTAATGGTGGACACCCGAGGAGGGAAATATGGGGACGTAAAGTTGGAAGTTCAAATGAAAAACTCTCATTTCACCAATGTCCAAGAACAGAAAACGTGCGAGCCAATGCTGTTAGAAGTCTCAATGAAGATTTTCTAGCTTCAACTGTTGGAAAGTCAGAAGTAGCATTTCACAACTCGGTCTCTAGTTTGTCTTCACCAATTAGCAGAGATTCGAGGAGGCCCCAAGGAGATGCAGCAGTACGATCTGTTCTGCAACCTATATCACGTGGAAATTGGAAGCATACCTCTCGGGTGAATGATGACTGTTTCCAACTGAAAGACAAAGCCACGGTGGTCAGTTCTTCAATGTACAGTTGTGGTAAGAAAAGTTGGGCAGATATggtcgaagaagaagaacaacagTTGCTTAGCTCTGAATACTTTGAAAACAACGAAAACCTGAATAGTAACATACCCCCTGAAAGTCCTTGTCTGCAAACTCAAGTGAAAAGTCTGGGCCCAAAGCTTGAATCAGTTGATCTCAAAGACAAAAATGTTACATCCGGAAATGCTGGTTCACCAAGGAACTCTGCAGTGCGCCGTTCTTTGCGCTTTGATCAGCAGCAGGAGCGAGAATCAGTGGATTACATCAGTTCATCATCCCCAGTTCCGAAGGCGGGCAGGAGAAAAAGGTTGCAGAGTTTCCAGGATATAACTGAATTTCAAGATAGTCCATGA
- the LOC137725246 gene encoding histidinol dehydrogenase, chloroplastic-like — translation MMDSQVLCFNRSISSCFIQRQFHSLIAAPKARNLFLRRGFACKGITCSMKSYRLSELAPPEVESLKARPRIDFSSIFSTVNPIVDEVRKRGDAAVKEYTAKFDKVELDSIVVEVSELPDPELDAVIKEAFDVAYDNIYAFHFAQKSAEKSVENMKGVKCKRVARSIGSVGVYVPGGTAVLPSTALMLSVPAQIAGCKTVVLATPPSQDGTICKEVLYCAKKAGVTHILKAGGAQAISAMAWGTESCPKVEKIFGPGNQYVTAAKMILQNSEAMVSIDMPAGPSEVLVIADKHASPVHIAADLLSQAEHGPDSQVVLVIAGDGVDVKAIEEEISKQCQSLPRGAFASKALSHSFTVFARDMVEAVSFSNLYAPEHLIINVQDAEKWESFIENAGSVFLGQWTPESVGDYASGTNHVLPTYGYARMYGGVALDSFLKYMTVQSLTEEGLQKLGPYVATMAEVEGLEAHKRAVTLRLKDIEARQVLT, via the exons ATGATGGACAGTCAGGTTCTGTGTTTTAATCGCAGCATCAGTAGCTGCTTTATCCAACGACAGTTTCATTCGCTCATTGCCGCCCCGAAAGCCCGAAATCTTTTTCTCCGGCGAG GGTTTGCTTGTAAGGGGATAACTTGCTCAATGAAGTCTTATAGGTTATCTGAACTAGCCCCACCTGAGGTTGAAAGCCTGAAAGCTCGTCCTCGAAttgatttttcttcaattttcagCACG GTCAACCCTATAGTTGATGAGGTTCGTAAAAGAGGCGATGCTGCGGTTAAGGA GTATACTGCAAagtttgacaaagttgaactgGATAGTATAGTTGTAGAAGTATCCGAGCTTCCAGATCCTGAG CTTGATGCAGTTATTAAAGAAGCATTTGATGTGGCATATGACAATATATATGCATTTCATTTTGCTCAGAAATCAGCTGAGAAAAGTGTCGAGAACATGAAG GGTGTCAAATGTAAACGGGTGGCAAGAAGCATTGGTTCTGTGGGTGTTTATGTTCCAGGAGGAACTGCAGTTTTACCTTCAACAGCTCTGATGCTTTCTGTT CCTGCACAGATTGCTGGGTGTAAAACTGTTGTTCTTGCCACTCCCCCAAGTCAGGATGGCACCATATGCAAG GAAGTACTATATTGTGCTAAGAAGGCTGGTGTAACTCACATCCTTAAAGCTGGTGGCGCTCAG GCGATATCTGCTATGGCTTGGGGTACGGAATCTTGCCCAAAG GTTGAAAAAATTTTTGGCCCTGGAAATCAATATGTCACTGCTGCAAAAATGATTCTCCAG AACAGCGAAGCCATGGTTTCAATTGACATGCCTGCGGGCCCTTCAGAAGTTTTGGTCATTGCTGACAAACATGCCAGTCCTGTTCATATAGCTGCTGATTTACTTTCTCAG GCTGAGCACGGCCCTGATAGTCAAGTTGTTCTTGTAATTGCTGGGGATGGCGTGGATGTTAAAGCTATAGAAGAGGAAATCAGCAAGCAGTGCCAAAGCCTACCAAGGGGAGCGTTTGCTTCAAAAGCACTGAGCCACAGTTTCACAGTGTTTGCTCGGGATATGGTTGAG GCAGTCTCTTTTTCAAACTTGTATGCCCCCGAGCATCTGATCATCAATGTCCAGGATGCAGAAAAGTGGGAGAGTTTCATTGAAAATGCAG GTTCTGTATTTTTAGGGCAGTGGACACCAGAGAGTGTGGGAGACTATGCAAGTGGGACGAACCACGTCCTTCCAACATATGGTTATGCGAGGATGTATGGTGGCGTGGCTTTGGACTCATTTCTCAAGTACATGACAGTGCAGTCTTTGACAGAGGAAGGCTTGCAAAAGCTCGGCCCATACGTGGCCACCATGGCTGAAGTTGAGGGACTAGAGGCGCACAAGAGAGCTGTAACCCTTAGACTTAAGGATATCGAAGCCCGGCAGGTCCTAACGTAA